One Agelaius phoeniceus isolate bAgePho1 chromosome 8, bAgePho1.hap1, whole genome shotgun sequence genomic region harbors:
- the PDE4DIP gene encoding myomegalin isoform X8, producing the protein MKENCRICGRELCGNQRRWIFHTAAKLNLQVLLSHVLGRELCRDGRSEFACSKCAFMLDRIYRFDTVIARIEALSIERLQKLLLEKDRLKFCIASMYRRNNDDSSTEDRAGEGTVDLSNLPDARYAALLQEDFTYSGFEYWMDQEEHGLEPHSCHGSEGAGSRPRRCRGCAALRVADADYEAICKVPRKVARSISCGLSSRWSASMGNEESSVCDVAESTSSRVAVDGDSMEEGTPASSLESLDTTVEASAPQQKDEDADKGLKGNGKCDDFSDDRMTPSSSLSGNRLELALNLIKTLDYKPLQSPRGSRLPIPVKSSLPTPKLSHELADGSASAGLACASSAFLSTDRKSFSRAPLGLPLEISELQELWDDLYEDYMPLRVQNLQDEGQQAAPGSAAAGEHVADVRAAELQGKLQHLEAANKLLQEKLNELNFELKSVQETSQRQDRTIQSLNEALKSKESKTEELYHIIEGQNETMAKLRDMLHRNHLGQLQVSESPLSPQEQQMSPLDLQNALFCTKLEVQKLKRAQRQKEHQLAEAKRATQLLETTVHEEEQQKEATWKHNQELRAVVQQLQAELQDKAQQLQTLEWEKSRELQAQEQRVQRLIQQLAHKEQLLQESRELLQCQQSLEKSPAAMNAMLEKLQQRVSDRDAALERAVDEKFCALEKKEQELQQLRVSMRERGSDLERLRSVLCSNEATIHSLESLLKAKTLELEQVSATCQNLRWLKEEIEAKSGSRQKEQEGIIQQLQTCLHDRNKEVEELTATLLCKLGPGQSEVAEELCLRLQHKEKMLQDLLSDRNRQTVEHDAEIRELLQALSTKEQQSRVAAEKMAQALAERSSELQLLRQHVLGKDPVGTQSAGARPLKQDKQPIQEILQRAYGATVIAGSPQEDSSCRTEEVTMSAAELEKDLVNAKEELELMAKKERESRRELTALQSVVATQEEELQVQASDIESLTRTIQMKEDLIKDLQMQLVDPEEIPAMERLTQEVLVLREKVAVAESQGQEAAGNRRQQQLLLMLEGLVAERNRLNEALQAERQLYGSLVKFHTHPDSAARDHALQVELEGVHELRGQLEEALGRSLECLSRLETQGAIGGQAAGTHTDGSTNFTDSMKEEAARGSAPQQSNPRARKENGGTERSTAPTVPERELRAEEELRELKAQLEEAGFSSVSHIRKAMLSLCLENAELKERMGEATSLLESGEQEEPGLGSPLAPEPRRLPRKSRGSLGERPAGGSGDGPGLPAERGAVPTKRPALETRAQGDMPKRPCPGSPGGGDGSHVEGSVPGGGWPGLGAELRSQVAQGQRQCQELQDKLAASEATVRAQAEQLEKYHVLLREPQAQQLSKQVQVDFQDLGYETCGRSETEADRDETTSPECEEPDVFSETSLGEELGSSCQPGMSRVGKTAQKTMEDVEALHQHIQDLKAQLLNANKVIQSLQRRARSISVTSGYTSGAERPLAAPKASASPAHSLTDEDEGWQSDGHGTLCPPALRAHRDLQSLVHRVTLLEAQLPAAKHGATLPKELHSATWPGKYNSLIQAQARELSHLRQVLREGRGLSRSLAQHLRDAVRSFEDLLRGTDIDYYLGQGFREQLAQGRHLAERLSDKLGIRDRQDGEDKTSHELLAQRLSRELQEKEKVIESLEVKLQERSESPGSSCPPSESSHSASSSSFTSEGLEPCSDGDAASEYSQCHEEPAQHTGLHFDSLSQPASAPLPALAPGLSPFLPAGPPPAAAPPLLGCCGNSVCSLAEAQQELQVLRRQLGESVTLPMAPAKPTVPLGPFGEGSKAPASFCRHGALQGPAELPHGLWDVPPPGQLLYGALPPGYPCGQKLTGADLLEEHLVEIRNLRQRLEESICTNDRLREQLERRLAGKGSGLPSDVYAQTPELGLQLSRENQALHEENRTLRLQRDHLSQELARVQETLVAACSRAREAEAELGQWRGKQRRLAEELSECQESVRQLRDERRSLQEDNNRLQHSVTLLQQQSEEQRLLLQTLRAELHVYESLPGPSAETRAGCFPSPPVRDVGTNSAAPLLSPLPSGMSVLQRMDEPRGADVLLRKSEGLTGAHVVGRLDTYRALEQHIVEGKALARELMCLTRPALGLPSCPLPAKEALGWTGTGQGHLWGSASTLHGILEECVSLLAAFWSTLLPVSPAQHQGKVLQGEIAALRARLSEREDALQNTARRLRSTAQLKDSMEQFIVSQLTRTHSVLRKARTNLEVKAQQALPVA; encoded by the exons atgaAGGAAAACTGCCGGATCTGCGGCCGGGAGCTGTGCGGCAACCAGCGGCGATGGATCTTCCACACGGCGGCCAAGCTGAACCTCCAGGTGCTGCTCTCCCACgtcctgggcagggagctgtgccgggACGGCAGGTCCGAGTTCGCCTGCAGCAAGTGTGCCTTCATGCTGGACCGCATCTACAGGTTCGACACCGTCATCGCCCGCATCGAGGCCCTCTCCATCGAGCgcctgcagaagctgctgctggagaaggaCCGTCTCAAGTTCTGCATCGCAAGCATGTACCGCAGGAACAACGACGACTCCAGCAcagaggacagggctggggaggggaccGTGGACCTTTCCAACCTGCCTGATGCACGGTACGCTGCCCTCCTCCAGGAGGACTTCACTTACTCGGGGTTTGAGTACTGGATGGATCAGGAAGAGCATGGCCTGGAGCCGCACAGCTGCCACGGCTCCGAGGGGGCAGGGAGCCGcccgcggcgctgccggggctgtgctgccctgcgCGTGGCCGACGCCGACTATGAAGCCATCTGCAAAGTGCCCCGAAAGGTGGCCAGGAGCATCTCCTGCGGGCTGTCCAGCCGCTGGTCGGCCAGCATGGGCAACGAGGAGTCGTCTGTGTGTGATGTGGCCGAGTCCACCAGCTCCAGGGTGGCTGTGGATGGGGACAGCATGGAGGAAGGCACACCTGCATCCTCTCTTGAGTCTCTGGACACCACCGTGGAGGCCAGTGCTCCGCAGCAGAAGGATGAAGATGCAGATAAGGGGCTgaaagggaatgggaaatgTGACGATTTCTCGGATGATCGCATGACCCCAAGCTCTTCACTGAGTGGGAACAGGCTGGAGCTGGCCCTCAATTTGATCAAGACTTTGGACTACAAACCGCTTCAGAGCCCCCGAGGCAGCCGACTGCCTATTCCTGTGAAGTCCAGCTTGCCCACTCCCAAGCTCAGCCATGAATTGGCAGATGGCAGTGCTTCTGCTGGCTTAGCATGTGCTAGTTCTGCCTTCCTGAGCACAGACAGAAAATCGTTTTCCAGAGCTCCTTTGGGCCTTCCCCTGGAAatttcagagctgcaggagctgtgggatgaCCTCTATGAGGATTATATGCCGCTACGGGTACAG AATTTGCAGGATGAagggcagcaggcagctccaggTAGCGCTGCAGCAGGGGAGCACGTGGCCGATGTGcgtgcagcagagctgcagggcaaaCTCCAGCACTTGGAAGCTGCCAACAAG TTGTTACAGGAAAAGCTGAATGAATTGAATTTCGAATTAAAATCTGTTCAAGAAACATCACAAAGGCAAGATCGTACAATCCAGAGCCTGAACGAGGCCCTGAAGAGCAAAGAGAGTAAG ACAGAGGAGCTGTACCACATCATCGAAGGGCAGAATGAGACCATGGCCAAGCTGCGGGACATGTTACACAGAAACCATCTGGGACAGCTGCAG GTGTCAGAGAGCCCACTGTcaccccaggagcagcaaatgTCACCGCTCGATCTTCAGAACGCCCTTTTCTGCACCAAGCTGGAGGTGCAGAAACTGAAGAGAGCTCAGCGCCAGAAGGAGCATCAGCTGGCTGAAGCCAAGAGAGCAACCCAGCTCCTGGAGACCACGGTCcatgaggaggagcagcagaaagaggCAACCTGGAAACACAACCAG GAACTGCGTGCTGTGGTACaacagctgcaggcagagctgcaggacaaggctcagcagctccagacTTTGGAGTGGGAGAAAAGCCgtgagctgcaggcacaggagcagagagTTCAGCGTTTGATTCAGCAGCTGGCTCACaaggagcagcttctgcag GAGTCCAGGGAGCTTCTGCAATGCCAGCAAAGCTTGGAGAAGAGCCCCGCAGCCATGAATGCCATGTTGGAGAAACTGCAGCAGCGTGTCAGCGACAGGGATGCTGCTCTGGAG AGAGCAGTAGATGAGAAGTTCTGTGCCCTGgagaagaaggagcaggagctgcagcagctgcgcGTGTCCATGCGGGAGCGCGGCAGCGACCTGGAGAGGCTGCGCAGTGTCCTCTGCAGCAACGAGGCCACCATCCAC AGCCTGGAGAGCCTCCTGAAAGCCAAAACCCTGGAACTGGAGCAGGTCTCAGCAACCTGCCAAAACCTCCGCTGGCTCAAAGAGGAGATTGAAGCCAAATCTGGCAGCaggcagaaggagcaggaggggatCATCCAACAGCTGCAGACCTGCCTGCATGACAGGAACAAGGAAGTGGAG GAGCTTACAGCAACTCTGCTGTGCAAGCTGGGCCCCGGGCAGAGTGAGGtagcagaggagctgtgcctgcgCCTCCAGCACAAGGAGAAGATGCTGCAGGATCTGCTCAGTGACCGGAACCGGCAAACCGTGGAGCACGATGCTGAAATtcgggagctgctgcaggctctgagcaccaaggagcagcagagcaga GTGGCTGCAGAGAAGATGGCACAGGCTTTGGCTGAAAGGAGCAGTGAGCTACAGCTGCTGCGCCAGCACGTGTTGGGGAAGGACCCTGTTGGGACCCAGTCAGCTGGTGCCAGGCCATTGAAGCAGGACAAACAACCCATACAA GAGATACTGCAAAGAGCTTATGGAGCTACAGTCATTGCTGGATCCCCACAGGAagacagcagctgcaggacagaggaAG TTACAATGTCAGCAGCAGAACTGGAGAAGGATCTTGTCAATGCcaaagaggagctggagctaatggcaaagaaggaaagggaaagcagG CGGGAGCTCACTGCTCTCCAGTCTGTTGTGGCCAcgcaggaggaggagctgcaggtgcaggcCTCAGATATTGAGTCCTTGACCAGAACCATCCAGATGAAAGAGGACCTCATCAAG GATCTGCAGATGCAGCTGGTGGATCCTGAAGAAATTCCAGCCATGGAAAGGCTGACACAAGAAGTGCTGGTGCTTCGGGAGAAAGTGGCTGTAGCAGAGTCCCAAGGACAGGAGGCTGCTGGAAACAGAAGGCAGCAG CAGTTGTTACTGATGCTGGAAGGGCTGGTGGCTGAGAGGAATCGGTTAAATGAGGCTCTCCAGGCAGAGAGGCAGCTCTATGGCAGCCTGGTGAAGTTTCACACACACCCAGACAG CGCTGCGAGAGACCACGCCCTGCAGGTGGAGCTGGAAGGGGTCCACGAGCTGCGGGGACAGCTGGAAGAAGCTCTTGGAAGAAGCTTGGAGTGTTTGAGCAGGCTGGAGACACAGGGCGCCATAGGAG GTCAGGCCGCAGGTACACACACCGATGGCAGCACCAACTTCACCGACAGCATGAAGGAGGAGGCGGCCCGTGGCTCGGCACCCCAGCAG AGCAACCCCCGGGCCCGCAAGGAGAATGGGGGCACCGAAAGGAGCACAGCGCCCACCGTGCCCGAACGGGAGCTGCgggctgaggaggagctgcgAGAGCTGAAGGCGCAGCTGGAGGAAGCCGGCTTCTCCTCTGTCTCCCACATCAG GAAGGCGATGCTGAGCCTGTGCCTGGAAAACGCGGAGCTGAAGGAGCGGATGGGTGAAGCCACGTCGCTGCTGGAGAGcggggagcaggaggagccggggctgggcagccccctggcccccgagccccggcggCTGCCGCGGAAGAGCCGCGGGTCCCTTGGGGAGCGCCCGGCCGGAGGCAGCGGGGATGGCCCAGGGCTCCCGGCAGAGAGGGGAGCTGTGCCCACCAAACGCCCGGCGCTGGAGACCCGAGCCCAGGGTGACATGCCCAAGagaccctgccctggcagccccggTGGAGGGGACGGGAGCCAT GTGGAGGGCTCGGTTCCCGGCGGGGGCTGGCCCGGGCTGGGCGCAGAGCTGCGCTCCCAGGTGGCACAGGGCCaaaggcagtgccaggagctgcaggacaaGCTCGCTGCCTCGGAGGCCACGGTGCGGGCACAAGCTGAGCAGCTGGAGAAATACCACGTCCTGCTCC GTGAACCtcaggcacagcagctcagcaagCAAGTGCAGGTGGACTTCCAGGACCTGGGCTATGAGACCTGTGGGCGCAGTGAGACGGAGGCTGACCGTGATGAGACCACCAGCCCTG AGTGCGAGGAGCCAGATGTGTTCAGTGAGACCAGCCTGGGTGAGGAGCTGGGGTCCTCGTGCCAGCCAGGGATGTCCAGAGTGGGAAAAACTGCCCAGAAAACCATGGAGGATGTGGAGGCCCTgcaccagcacatccaggaCCTCAAGGCCCAGCTGCTCAATGCCAACAAGGTGATCCAGAGCCTGCAGCGCCGTGCCCGCTCCATCTCTGTCACCAGTGGCTACACCTCGGGTGCTGAGCGGCCCCTGGCGGCTCCCAAGGCCTCGGCGTCCCCAGCGCACAGCCTGACGGACGAGGACGAGGGCTGGCAGTCGGACGGGCACGGCACGCTGTGCCCACCCGCCCTGCGGGCACACCGCGACCTGCAGAGCCTGGTGCACCGCGTCACCCTGCTCGAGGCACAGCTGCCCGCGGCCAAGCACGGAGCCACCTTGCCCAAGGAGCTGCACTCTGCCACTTGGCCAGG GAAATACAACTCTCTGATCCAGGCCCAGGCTCGGGAGCTCTCCCACCTGCGGCAGGTGCTGCGGGAGGGCCGTGGGCTGAGCCGCAGCCTGGCCCAGCACCTGCGGGACGCCGTGCGCTCCTTCGAGGACCTCCTCCGGGGCACTGACATCGACTACTACCTGGGCCAGGGCTTCAGGgagcagctggcccagggcaggcaccTGGCTGAGAGGCTCAGCGACAAGCTGGGCATCA GAGATCGACAAGACGGGGAGGATAAAACCAGTCAtgagctcctggcacagag GCTCAGCCGGGAGCtccaggagaaggagaaggtgaTTGAGAGCCTGGAGGTGAAGCTGCAGGAGCGCTCTGAGTCCCCAGGTAGCAGCTGCCCACCCTCGGAGTCATCCcactctgccagcagctcatcCTTCACctctgaggggctggagccctgctctgatggggatgCAGCCAGTGAGTACAGCCAGTGCCACGAGGAGCCCGCCCAACACACAG GCCTTCACTTTGACTCCTTGTCCCAACCTGCTAGTGcccccctgcctgccctggcccccGGGCTGTCCCCCTTCCTCCCTGCCGGGCCCCCTCCTGCTGCGGCCCCGCCActcctgggctgctgtgggaatTCTGTCTGCTCCCTGGCTGAGGCACAGCAGGAACTGCAGGTGCTCCGGAGGCAACTGGGAGAAA gtgtgacACTGCCCATGGCACCAGCAAAGCCCACGGTGCCACTGGGCCCTTTTGGAGAGGGCAGCAAAGCCCCAGCATCGTTCTGCCGACacggagccctgcagggcccagctgaGCTCCCCCATGGCCTCTGGGACGTGCCCCCGCCCGGCCAGCTGCTCTATGGGGCCCTGCCCCCGGGGTACCCCTGTGGGCAGAAGCTGACAG gggcAGACCTGCTGGAGGAACACCTGGTGGAGATCCGCAACCTGCGCCAGCGCCTGGAGGAGTCCATCTGCACCAACGACCGGCTCCGGGAGCAGCTGGAGCGCCGCCTGGCCGGCAAGGGCAGCG GATTGCCCAGTGATGTCTATGCCCAGACAccggagctggggctgcagctcagcagggagAACCAGGCTCTGCACGAGGAAAACCGGACCCTGCGGCTCCAACGGGACCACCTCTCCCAAG agctggcacGGGTGCAGGAGACACTTGTGGCTGCCTGCTCCCGGGCACGGGaggctgaggcagagctgggccagtgGCGTGGGAAGCAGCggaggctggcagaggagctcTCCGAGTGCCAAGAGAGTGTCCGGCAGCTCCGGGACGAGCGGCGCTCTCTGCAGGAGGACAACAACAG gctgcagcactCGGTGacgctcctgcagcagcagagtgagGAGCAGCGCCTGCTCCTGCAGACCCTGCGTGCGGAGCTGCATGTCTACGAGAGCCTCCCGGGCCCCTCTGCTGAGACACGAGCAG GCTGCTTCCCATCTCCTCCAGTGCGTGATGTTGGCACTAACTCAGCagctcccctcctgtccccactgcccTCCGGCATGTCGGTGCTCCAGCGGATGGACG